From a single Lolium rigidum isolate FL_2022 chromosome 7, APGP_CSIRO_Lrig_0.1, whole genome shotgun sequence genomic region:
- the LOC124677757 gene encoding uncharacterized protein LOC124677757 has product MSCAATCCIEVCWSAAGCFRRQPTVAAAAVGGHHSNPPLPATSPNQLLPGSKHIGGAVQIGGERHRRHLQAQRVVAPGATRSSAPLLQVGLLRDHRLPGCRPKEQRSDATVGVKEIAGIGIRRCLIFC; this is encoded by the exons ATGTCTTGTGCTGCGACATGCTGTATCGAGGTCTGCTGGTCTGCTGCTGGCTGCTTCCGGCGACAACCTACcgtagctgctgctgctgtcggCGGCCACCACTCCAACCCGCCCCTGCCTGCCACTTCCCCCAACCAGCTGCTGCCCG GCTCAAAGCATATTGGAGGAGCGGTGCAAATCGGTGGCGAACGCCATCGGCGACATCTACAAGCGCAAAGGGTAGTCGCTCCAGGGGCTACGAGGTCTTCAGCACCACTCCTGCAAGTTGGTCTTCTCCGAGACCATCGCCTGCCAG GATGTCGCCCCAAGGAACAACGCAGTGACGCCACTGTTGGTGTTAAGGAGATTGCCGGCATTGGCATCAGAAGGTGTCTAATTTTTTGTTGA